One window of Geotoga petraea genomic DNA carries:
- a CDS encoding ABC transporter ATP-binding protein, whose translation MDNYLIKMEKINKIYGDKIKNHVIHDLDLEIRENSFVSIIGQSGSGKTTLLNLMGTLDTQTSGEIIIDGINTGNMSKKELAELRNKKIGFIFQFHYLLNEFTVLENVLIPYQISGNKINQKVKNKAKELLELVGLKNVINSNSNKISGGQQQRTAIARSLINDPPIILADEPTGNLDSDTTEGIYNLFRKIHKELNTTFVIITHDQHVAEKTDRIIELKDGRIESDIYTT comes from the coding sequence ATGGATAATTACTTAATTAAAATGGAAAAGATAAACAAAATATACGGAGATAAAATAAAAAATCATGTAATACACGACCTTGATTTGGAGATAAGAGAAAATTCTTTTGTTTCAATTATTGGGCAATCAGGTAGTGGTAAAACTACACTTCTCAATCTAATGGGAACATTGGATACTCAAACTTCAGGAGAAATAATTATAGATGGAATTAACACAGGGAATATGAGTAAAAAAGAATTAGCAGAATTAAGAAATAAAAAAATTGGATTCATATTTCAATTTCATTATCTTTTAAATGAGTTTACTGTTTTAGAGAATGTGTTAATACCTTATCAGATTTCTGGTAACAAAATAAATCAAAAAGTAAAGAATAAAGCAAAAGAATTGTTAGAGTTAGTTGGTTTAAAAAACGTTATTAATTCGAATTCTAACAAAATATCTGGTGGTCAGCAACAAAGAACTGCAATAGCAAGAAGCTTGATAAATGATCCGCCAATTATACTTGCAGATGAACCTACTGGTAACTTGGATTCAGATACAACAGAAGGTATATACAATTTGTTTAGAAAAATACATAAAGAGTTAAACACTACCTTTGTGATAATAACTCATGATCAACATGTTGCTGAAAAAACGGATAGAATTATAGAATTAAAAGATGGAAGAATTGAATCAGATATATATACTACATAA